In Papaver somniferum cultivar HN1 chromosome 9, ASM357369v1, whole genome shotgun sequence, the genomic stretch ATTCTTCCCTATATAGAATATTCAtttgttttttctattttttgaGTTGCAGAGTTCGATGAAGAAAAATTAATCACAATAGCAAAAAGGATTACGTACCCTGGTAACCCAACCCCTTCTTCCCAACTTTTGTCTATATATTCAGTTTTTCTCTTCCTTGCCATCTCCCGTCGTCTTATAGTTGGTCGTAAATATTAGAAGAAATGCTatcttttctcaaaaaaaaaaaaccgattaGGGTTTTAATGGTTGAAATGAAATGTTGATTGTATTAGTTGTGCTTGCAAATCTGATTACATTTTTCTTCTGTAGAATAATTAtcattatttttatttctctGGTTATCAACATTTGACATCTGACGTTGGttatttacttttttattttttatgtcttAGATTGTATTGGTATATTACTTCTCGACATGTTTTGTAGTCTAGTTGTCGAGTAAAAGTGATTTTCCCAAGATCCTCCCTTCTCTTGAAGTACATATATCTGTTTATTCATGGATTTGAAATCGGGAAATGAATCAGAATAGATGTGATACCcgttttataatttttttctgATTTGTgattgtatttttttattttttgttcccaTTTAATATGAAGTTTCAGATGAAAATCTTTGATTAATGTGGGtgcgatgatgatggtgatgttaATACATTTTCCCGCTTGCTTGCTCACTCACACTGACTGCATCTTTGAAGATGTTGTAGTCTCTGCTTAGTTtatatgtttttagatttttttttttttttaatttctttggaGTCACAGACTCACGGTTAAAGCTTCATTTCTAGTTCTAGGTCATCTTTTGCAGCGGTGCTGCTACACAAGCTCTGAAAATTATCTAGTTTTGAAAAGATGAGAAAGTTAATAATGTTAATTTGGAATACTAATTAGGTCTAGCGTATTTTTCGGGAATTTTACTACTAATATTTCTTTTTTGGTAACATACTAACATAAATGGTTAAAATCTATGGTGGATCAATAAATGGtttgaaaattttatttaaatccatTTAATTTCATTTTATCATCTGATTTCGTTTCATTCTTTCCATTTATATGCTCTGTGTACTAAATTGTTTTTTGTTTCTCATCTGAATATATGTTTTGTTAGATTTTCTTGTTTGTTCATGTCTCTAGTAATCAAGTAGAACTGAATGATGATTGCATATGCATGCACCGTTTTCTTACGTAAGTCACTTCTAGTTCTGATGAGTCCTTGTTTTTTTCAGGGAAATTCATGATTTGATCTCCTCTTGAAGGCACTTCCCGATCGAAGCTTTGGGACTTTAGAGAACGAAAGAGTATACTTATAAGATAGATAACCTGATTTCGAAATGGTGGGGATATTTGAATTCACGAGCGGTTCGAATAAAAATCTTGATTTTCTATCATCTGTTCCACAAGTGGAACCACTGGCAAGTGTAGAGGAAGATTCAGGTAGTGAAGAAGAAATAGATGCTGTGGAAGTCGAAAGAAGGATGCGTGTTTACTTGTCGCTCTTAAAGCGCATGCAAAAGGAAAACATAACAAAGGTTAGAGTTCCTAATATAAAAAGAGATAAAGCACGATCAATAAAGCGTGTTCGAATGAGAAGGAAAAAGTTGCAAACGACACAAGATGGAATTCTGAGCGGCATGCTGCACATGATGGAAGTTTGCAAAGCCCAAGGTTTCGTCTATGGGATCATCCTTGAGAATGGTAAGTCTGCGACCGGGGCATCGGATAATCTTCGTGGGTGGTGGAAAGAGAAAGTGAGATTCAGCCGAAATGCTCCCGCTGTCATCGAGCAGTACAAGGTAGATCATGCAATTCCTGATACGAACAGAGGCCTTGGGGCTTTCCCCCCTTGTTCTAATTTGCACGAACTGCAGGACATCACATTGAGATCTATCTTGTCTACTCTAATACAGGGCTGTAACCCAGCTCAGAGGAAGTTCCCCATCGAGAGGGGTGTAAGACCACCATGGTGGCCCTCCGGAAACGAGGAatggttgactgaattgggcttcccAAGAGATCAAGAACCCCCTCCCTACAAGAAGCCTCATGATCTGAACAAGAAGTGGAAGCTTATTGTATTAACGGCTGTAATCAAACATATGTCACCTAATTTTGCCAGGATCCGAAGGCTTGTTAATATGTCTAGGCGCTTGCACGAAAAGATGACTTTCCAACAGATTGAAACTTGGCAGGCTATAATTAATCAGGAAGAGGCATTATACAGGAACCTCCATCCTTGGAATTTCTCTCTGATATCTTCTTCTGGTGGCAGCGGATCCCACATCACCATCAGTGACGACAGCAGTGACCATGATGTTCAAGCGGTTGAAGTTGAGTCAAACATGGAAGTACAACAGTCGGAGCCCAGAGATATGAATCTGTCTAATCTTGGGGGAATAGCGGGATTAGACAGTGCAAATGAAAGAATCACGGCTCAGCCATCGGTAAGAGAAATCAGTCACTTAGATTTTTTCAGGAAGAGGAAGCCCTCGGATGATCTGCAAACCGTGGTAGACAGTAACCGTGAGCATAAACGTCCATGCCCTTCCGGCAATTATTGTAGTGGATTTCTTGGCAGGACTTCGAGAAACGATCACCTGGCCTCTAGCGCACATGGAATCTATTCTTCTCAAGGTCTCGGCATCtcatcaaattttcagattaataAAGAGAGGGCACCACCAGTTTTCTCTATATTATACCCTCAATCGAGTCAAGCTTCTATTTCATCTAATGCAAATGGAATTCAAATTTCATGCCAAAACCCAACTGCAACCCCACCACCTATAGAGGACATTTCTCGTTTTGAGAAAGAAGATGAGCATGTGGAGAACTCGAGAAACCATCACCTGGCCTCTAGCGCACATGGAAGCTATTCTTCTCAAGGTCTCGGCATTtcatcaaattttcagattaatgAAGAGAGGGCACCACCAGCTTTCTCTATGTTATACCCTCAATCGAGTCAAGCTTCTATTTCATCTAATGCAAATGGAATTCAAATTTCCAGCCAAAATCCAACTGCAACCCCACCACCTATAGAGCACATTTCTCGTTTTGAGAAAGAAGATGAGCATGTGGAGAACTCGATTAATAACTTAGTTTCGTCCTTTGATCCAAATGTTCCGCAGGTGAGGAATCCTAATAATCATGTGTGGTTTGATGGGGTAATAGATGATCAAAGTCCCATCCGGAACAAAGTGCAACTTGTTGAAAGTATGGGGGCTGGTCACATCTTGGAAGAAACTAGCAATGCAGTCGACAGTACTCCCATGAGTCCAAACATGAATCTATCCATAAATCAGAACTTATTTCCAGTGCACGAAATTCAGTTCGAGCAGAACCTAATTATAAGTGATATCACTACTGATACCTTCAGTTTTAACTCTAATTCCAACATGGCATATAATGATTACCAGATGCAAGAAGAGGGCATTTCCCTGTGGAATTTCTGAAAAACGGGAGGACAAAAGATACAAACAGAATAATGACCGAAGGGCGAAGGCTTTATATCGTTTCTTGATAGGTCTCGCTCACtttatcatttttcaaatgaggtCGAGGAGCTAGCTTTTTTCTTGGTTAATGTCCATGGACCATTTCCTGGGAAATGCTTCTCAAgacatttttcttattttcttatttttttctaaaattaTTTTAGACTTTCGGTGGCGCAGTTGCTTAATTGTAGTAATTTCAAAAGTCTATAAACAGTAATTTCTTCCCTCTTTTCGTTTCCTCTCAGCGCCACGCTCGTTTATGTTCTTGCATTATTATGGGTTTGTTAGACTTTCGAAGAGCGAGAGAAAGGAAGAAACTGAAGTACGTAGTTTATCTTTGAGGTCAAGAGTTGTTGTCATAATGATTAACAACCTATGGTGTGATAACAGTCAAGAAGAGACTTTCATTTCACTCTATATCTAATTATTACTCTATTTGTTAAAGTTAATTAATTATAATTAAGGTTTGGTTTTTCATAGTAATATAGTGCATACTAAATCAAGCCCCGTATATACTAACAACAAAGTTCTAATTAAAAACGGTGGTGCTATTCAGCTCCGTATTATCCACCTCCTTACTCTGTTCCCTCTAATCTAAACCCCGAAAATGGCGAACCCCACTTGTATCCGAATGTGATTCAAATCCCAAATGTGTGGCTTAGATTGGAGGGAGCAGAGTAGGAAGGTGGAGAATAGGGAAGTGAATAGCATTTCCGATTTTGATAATGGAAAAATttattatcatattttattatgcatacaggaatacaattaatatgacTTGATTTTAGTTCTTGTTTAAATTACAAGGTGAAGCAGTCCATTGTTTGTTGGTGCAAGTTCTAATACTGTAGTACTTAATCCAGTGCCACTCAGTTTACATTTGCCTTATTATCACTATCCAATTCCAATCAATGAGTAATTTTTTTATACTTCAAATAATACGCTTTTAAGCTTCTCACAAGATCAGTGGACAATCACAACGGGTGGCTTTCCCTAGTATTCAAAACATTTTAcgttttcaaaataaataaatagcacGCCATACTTGATAAAAATATCCTctccgtcctaaattattagtccgctttgactaagtcaagatattaagaaGACCGGAAGAGTTTACAAAACTATCCCTACTGAATGatatattattactaaaattaaaaagagtatatggagtatgtaagaaaaatacattggtaattataatatttatagaaatgtttaaatagaagataaaaataaaaatctttatggattgatttagtaGATTTGTTTCCTATTGAGGAAAATATAACATTTAATATTTAGATTGgtgatatttaaaataattttataattataaaaatttgaaggatatatttgagagtttgactaaaaaatatgattataaacagaagctggacagtattttaggacagacgaaaatagaatagaggacagaaATTTTAGGACAGAAGGAGTATTATTTTATAGTTAGGGTTTTAAATTGGCATTTTCAGGTAAAAGTAAAACCATAATATATCAAAAAGCCTCATCGAATTATTcgatatttagaaaaatattacGAATTTCTATTAATAATTTAGTGAGGATATTGTATGTTTTTTTAAGCGCTTGAAGAATTGTATAGTTAGTAATGATGTAGGCAGTGGCCTAGcctgttttatttttcatagattgagtgttgctattcaaaaaggagtcGGTGCCCAGCTTAAGCTTGTTGCTCGGTTACCAACCAAAGATGTGTATAAATCCTAATTGTATTCTTCATAAACATCATTAACTATATGTTAAATCCAAAAATCCATTAGCAATAGACCAGGTAGTCACAACTGATTTTTTTTCCCCGATTTTCCAGTTTAATGGTGGGTTTTTTCTAAGAGCAAAACTTGTGAATTTATCTCGGACCCATATCAGAAATGCATATTCGATGCGTATAAACTCTATCGATGGCCATGGGGAATCTGTACTTATCCCTATAGCTTATCTAGGTATATATATATGTGCTAGGACTTCACTCATCCGAACTCtctgtattatatatatatatatatatatataatatatatttacCGAGTATCTTAGTATTTATATTATACTTATATTTGTTCCAAATCTATATTGATTGGACATCTCCTAGATATATTGCCCACTAGTATAAAGCAATATTATCCTCAAAATGTCACAACATTAGTTATGATAAACTCTCTTTTGATGTTGAAACATTCCCAATTGCCATAgatataaatatcattgcttggacAATATTCAAATGATCCATATGACACAAAAATCGTTcttgaataataaattgtttcgaactaagatTGTTAATGACCAATGAACATTCATTGCTTaaatcatatatatttcgagatatttgaCAAGACAAGATtgacttgaaatttcttctttacgATATTAAATCTAATAGAAGCCATATGCTCATATAGATAGAATGATAATGCATGCGAGTAGATATAATGGTTCAGTTTTcatatacctttgttgatgaagttctccaaatgtcttcgtcgatcttcaataTTCGAGGGTTATTCGATCTTCAGTGTTCGAGGTTTACtcggtgatgtatgatactcaactaccaacttcTATATCtcgtctgagacttgactttagtagactagaaatcaaaatatagttttgttcatctaACGTTAACAACACAGTCATCTCCTACAATtacacagtcgcactccccacaaagatatatttatttagcacaagttcaaattGAACTCTCCCCTATGTGATGTTGTTCCCTAAACAACAACATGAACGAACTTACTTTAACAACAAGTGGAAGGATtttcttggacattaacaaatttactCGTCAGATACGAACAAAGTAAATTGAATCCCAAAAattttctctcttctcgccagttacAAACAAAGAAGTTCAAAAGAATGATCTTACTGTTAGAGGCACCAAGATACATTATTTTCATGAGAAAAATAATTATCGACAAAAACTATTCTCTAGGACACTTACGaacaaagagaaaaaatttagcgatatgactcaacataagaattatatctTCTCTAGCCATGTACGGACGCAAAGATTAAAGTTTTTGATCTAATTCTCCCTACCAATTATGGTTTCGGGGAGGAAATGCGACAATGAAAGAACATCTTACGGAGTCCCTGCTATATATTGACAAAGTGTAATCGTGGGAAAATCAATATTCCAATTCTCAAAATAATAATTTACCCCTCTTTTAGTTATACATATAAAGAGTTAAGAGTTTAACCTATGAGAACATATGAGATATACGTCCTAATCGTCAAAAATATGATAGAAAAACACACaataagcaatacatatatataattaataaaaattaggcATTGCAATCAACTCAAATATAACattcaaaaaaataaactttAGTCATTGCAAGATGATAGTACTTGAAAGAGCTAGTGTAAAACACATAAAAACGCTACTCCAAAAGCTAATGTTCCTCCTTGAAACAATAAGActaaaattcctacaaggagttaactagaaACTATAAGCAAAGAGAGTCAGTTCTCAGTAATGTCTTCCTTTTGAGATCACCATCATGAAAGTTTTTTCAGTGTCCTTGATTCTCTTCATAGTGGGTTGattatgttcatgagttagaacaatCACTTTACGACTGACTATGCGACTCTTTGGTTATCCTGCTTTCAGAGACAAACTTCTTTTGATTTCGAATCATGACTCTTTGTTTTTCAAGATTTTTACCTTGAGCATAAACAAATTTGGTTAGTTACAATTAAAATTTTGCAATTTCAACCTTAGAATCATTATAGGTATTAACTAGATCCTTTATGATTTTAATATACCAAGAATTTTGTTCTTTCATACTTATAGCCATCCTTTTTATGAAGATCCTTGCATGAATATTTCTTCCTTGACATCCTCTTcatcaagaacaattttttcGTTAAAAGTATTTTTGTTCAGTCTGGCCATATTATTAACAAAACTGTAGCACATGTTCTTAAGTAACCTAACCTGTAATCGGAAGTCTCAATACATTCGCATCCGCCGATTAAAGTAATTGAAACTCTATAATCGGAGGATATTGGTTTATATATAGGCTGATTATAACCTAAAAACCATCgagaaaaaattatttaaaaaaaaaaaaactatatgaaTGTTCATATCGACCGATTATAGGCTGAAAACCAACAAAATAAATTGACAGTTTCTTAATCAGGAATCGGTCTCGTATCTCGACTGATTGTACCCTAAAAAccaacataattttttttttgaaagcagAATTTGTCGATATAAAATGATCATTGACTGATTATATTTATTCAACCACGAACAACATCAAACCATAGTTGGCCGATGTGTATGTGCATATCAGTTGATTGTCCAGAATCGGCTAATGTGAACATTCATTAATCAACAACCTAATTGGCGGTGCTGTCTTCTATCCGAACGGCTCCGCACTGCCTCCTAAGACTTATGAAAAAGAAAGTCAGGATATGGTTTTAGGAGCTCATCGGAGCGATCCATATCTGCGAATTATAGCTAAAATCCACAAAATGGACCGATTCTGATTAAATCCAGATAACCATTCTAGATATTTCAATTTTGAATGTATAAATTAATCAACAACCTAATCAAGGGGAATAGGTTAGTAGAAAAGTGCctaaaaaatgaaattgaaatagaTTTGGTTTAAGCTTTTAGGTTTTAATTGTGAGGCTAATTTAGTTATTTCACCCTTTTTAAATACCCTGCATTCCCCTTATTTAGGTAGGAATAGAATTTGGTAGCCTTAAGTTAGCCAGTATATAAATAGAAGTTAAAGATAGAAACCCATGGCACAAATCAATAATAATTTTCAAAATGTATTAGTCATTATTGTAGTATAATTCAATTAGGAAAGAAGTTCAAATAAAGGGAAAGTGCAAGGTTTACTAATACCAATAAGAATGATTCTGGTGGAGTAGAAGAGTGGGACGAAATAGACAGAAAGTCGTGGTGTATTAACGGGTCTTGTTTTTCTCTGCTTGAAAGCAGGAAACATTAAAGGGGATTTGGACATGCTTATCCtcgccaaaaaaaaaagaagtaaaaagCGAGAGTTATATCCTCGCTTCTATATTTTTTCCAATTTAAAATCAATAACTAAATATAAGGTGGGATCactttatttatttaaaatcataaaatcctAAAAACGTGGATTTAATCCTCGCCCAAATATCTATTTCAATTGAATATTAATACATACAAGACCACTTTAATATAAAGTTATTTAACAAATGGTACCCGGAAAATGACCAACACCTACGTTTTGTACCCAACATTTCAAATATTAAGGGATGGTACCTAGACCAATTGTTGACTGTCAGAAAAAAAAACAGTTGACCACcttaaatattatattttcgatATTTTATTAAAATTGTGTTTAAAATTACCAAATTATCCCTTAGAACCCCATTTTATTTCTTCTCTCTTATTCAATCTCCCACAGCCGTCATTGAAGCAAAATTTTGGAAACTTCAAATcaagacaaaataaaaaatacagagagaaagaaagaagatcgTTTGGTTCCTCCATCTCATTCAGTAATAAACACTGAATCACCTAATCGATCTTCTTCAACTTCATCACCTATTTCATGTTGTTcatacaattaaaaaaaatctcaaagTAACGTTAAAATTTGGAAAAATTTGATGGAGAATTATCTAAAAGGGTGAGTGTTGTTCGTTAAATCTGACTAAATGGATGTTGAAACATTATGATGgtcattttctttattttgcaGATATTATAGTGCAATCTTGATTTTGGGTATGATTAGTgatcaaaaaattaaattaaatttgtGGTTTTCAGAAAATAAATGAATTAGCTAGTTGTTGTTGTCATATCCAGTAACAGTCAATTTGCAAATATGAATTCAGTTCACCAAAAGTTCAAGAAATTGTCATTTCCATGTCACTGGATCAGGTCATTTAACTATTATTTAAGGGTGCATTGGGTTATGAATCGGGATATACTTACTTGTATGTATGGTTAGGTGGAGTTGCCATTAACTCCCTTCTTTAGTACTTAGACCAACTTAAACCAA encodes the following:
- the LOC113312050 gene encoding protein ETHYLENE INSENSITIVE 3-like, producing the protein MLHMMEVCKAQGFVYGIILENGKSATGASDNLRGWWKEKVRFSRNAPAVIEQYKVDHAIPDTNRGLGAFPPCSNLHELQDITLRSILSTLIQGCNPAQRKFPIERGVRPPWWPSGNEEWLTELGFPRDQEPPPYKKPHDLNKKWKLIVLTAVIKHMSPNFARIRRLVNMSRRLHEKMTFQQIETWQAIINQEEALYRNLHPWNFSLISSSGGSGSHITISDDSSDHDVQAVEVESNMEVQQSEPRDMNLSNLGGIAGLDSANERITAQPSVREISHLDFFRKRKPSDDLQTVVDSNREHKRPCPSGNYCSGFLGRTSRNDHLASSAHGIYSSQGLGISSNFQINKERAPPVFSILYPQSSQASISSNANGIQISCQNPTATPPPIEDISRFEKEDEHVENSRNHHLASSAHGSYSSQGLGISSNFQINEERAPPAFSMLYPQSSQASISSNANGIQISSQNPTATPPPIEHISRFEKEDEHVENSINNLVSSFDPNVPQVRNPNNHVWFDGVIDDQSPIRNKVQLVESMGAGHILEETSNAVDSTPMSPNMNLSINQNLFPVHEIQFEQNLIISDITTDTFSFNSNSNMAYNDYQMQEEGISLWNF